AAGATGTATAGTTGTTTATGTCCTGGTCTATACTATCAAAGCAAGTGCAATAATGTAACAGTTATAACGCACGCGATgattatatatatttatacaccGACGCTTCAGCGATCCGTGCCTGCTTTACTAGTAGCAAGTCCTTTGTGACGTGAACATGTGCGATGTGTTCGCGAGTGATGCCAAAAATGAAAGAACGTGTTTACGCACTTTCGTAGAGCAGGCTCCCGAAGAGTTCCCAACCCCATTCATGCACTCTGTGTGGTATCTTCCTCCATGAGGTATTGTGGACGATGGTCTCAGACAGGCTTATTAGCAGTGCGAGCACGGGGATGGCGCTGAGAAGCAGAGCCCAAACCTGCATTCGCGGACGCGATTCGCACTTATTGGCGAGTATGGCGGACGTTCCAGATACAGCCGCTGAAGCATTAGGTGGCTTTGAAGTCCCCTCCCCAGCCCCCCATTTTATGGCAGCAGACCGGATATTTCTTATGGTTAATCTTCCTACCTTTCCTTCCCGGGAAGATACGTGCGTGGAGAAAAGTGAGTCAGCTAAAAAGTTTACGATAAAGCCATATACCACTTTTTCTATCATATATCTTTATTGCCTTTTCCCCACTTGTGAGGCGTGGACTCCTGTTTCTCACGCACTTGACATGTTACTTTTTCTTATAAGCACGTGATTCGAGCAGCTTATAGCGCCCATGTTGATTACGAATCCATGCATGGTTCTACTTGAAGACGACCGAATTTCACGAGCGTCTGTGAACTACAAGCGCGAGTTCGTGTTCTGTGCGTTCACACTAACTGAGCGTTTCCTCTTTTTCTTACTCTTGTTCTCTCTTCTGAATCTTATCCATTATGCCCCCTTTCA
This window of the Rhipicephalus sanguineus isolate Rsan-2018 chromosome 2, BIME_Rsan_1.4, whole genome shotgun sequence genome carries:
- the LOC125757066 gene encoding uncharacterized protein LOC125757066; translation: MTIVPMIQSHSRMTVGQYGPPIMYVQFGILSATGVSTSNVFAYILTFDWKVWALLLSAIPVLALLISLSETIVHNTSWRKIPHRVHEWGWELFGSLLYESA